The Myxococcales bacterium genome window below encodes:
- the hisC gene encoding histidinol-phosphate transaminase, whose translation MTIAGLVTRGLRAMTAYHVPRPAGIRAKLDANESPHALPPEVAEALGRELATVALHRYPEADPVELRAHLAAELGVAPAALSFGNGSDELLALLCAAFGEPRPGKTRATVLYPDPSFVVYRIAALGHGLDPIEVPLDDDMQLDFELVDDAMTGAAPNLAFFALPNNPTGTLWTPERVADLAAAHPGTIVVADEAYIDYGGRTLLPRLADLPNLVVMRTLSKVGLAGLRIGFLVADQAIVREVEKVRPPYNLGALNQRAALWMLRTQGAWLRARAADVVAERARLAAALATVPDVRVFPSEANLLLFRIGRVGDGRAKAAWQALAERGVLVRNLDRPGPLAGCLRVTPGTPEENDLFLTELRAVLTA comes from the coding sequence GTGACGATCGCGGGGCTGGTGACCCGGGGCCTGCGCGCGATGACCGCCTACCACGTGCCGCGGCCCGCGGGCATCCGCGCCAAGCTCGACGCCAACGAGTCGCCGCACGCGCTGCCGCCCGAGGTGGCCGAGGCCCTGGGCCGCGAGCTGGCGACGGTCGCGCTCCACCGGTATCCCGAGGCCGATCCGGTCGAGCTGCGCGCGCACCTGGCGGCCGAGCTAGGCGTCGCGCCGGCGGCGCTGTCGTTCGGCAACGGCTCCGACGAGCTGCTCGCGCTCCTGTGCGCGGCGTTCGGCGAGCCGCGGCCGGGCAAGACCCGCGCGACGGTGCTGTATCCGGATCCGTCGTTCGTCGTCTACCGGATCGCCGCGCTCGGCCACGGCCTCGACCCGATCGAGGTGCCGCTCGACGACGACATGCAGCTCGACTTCGAGCTGGTCGACGACGCGATGACCGGCGCGGCGCCCAACCTGGCGTTCTTCGCGCTGCCCAACAACCCGACCGGCACGCTGTGGACGCCCGAGCGCGTCGCCGACCTGGCGGCGGCCCACCCGGGCACGATCGTCGTCGCCGACGAGGCCTACATCGACTACGGCGGGCGCACGCTCCTGCCGCGCCTCGCCGACCTGCCGAACCTGGTGGTCATGCGCACGCTGTCGAAGGTCGGCCTGGCCGGGCTGCGGATCGGGTTCCTGGTGGCCGACCAGGCGATCGTGCGCGAGGTCGAGAAGGTCCGGCCGCCGTACAACCTGGGCGCGCTCAACCAGCGCGCGGCGCTGTGGATGCTGCGCACCCAGGGCGCGTGGCTGCGGGCCCGGGCCGCCGACGTGGTGGCCGAGCGCGCGCGCCTGGCCGCGGCGCTGGCGACGGTGCCCGACGTGCGGGTGTTCCCGAGCGAGGCCAACCTGCTGCTGTTCCGGATCGGCCGGGTCGGCGACGGCCGGGCCAAGGCGGCGTGGCAGGCCCTGGCCGAGCGCGGCGTGCTGGTCCGCAACCTCGACCGTCCCGGGCCGCTGGCCGGGTGCCTACGGGTCACGCCGGGCACGCCCGAGGAGAACGACCTGTTCCTGACCGAGCTGCGCGCGGTCCTGACCGCGTGA
- a CDS encoding FHIPEP family type III secretion protein, with the protein MAGSSFRRGWGDIALAVIVVAVVAMMVVPLPALAIDLLLALSFTSAVVILLTSVYATAPARLTTLPTILLVATLFRLGVNVSTTRRILAEADGGQVVKAFGNFVAQGDLVVGLVVFAVITIVQYLVIARGAERVAEVAARFALDGLPGKQLAIDADLKAGAIDAAEAGRRRRALEQQSQLYGALDGAMKFVKGDAIAAILIVAINLIGGLVIGVGERGLSLAEAARIYAVQSVGDGLVVQLPALLVALAAALAVTRLASADGERAVGDDIVAQLGAQPRALATTAVLLAALGLVPGLPHVPFLVLAAVAGGLALLARAAAGRVAPSATIAVAATTDDRGRPDGVVIAVAPRVAAALDRAALATVLSDVRAGLIARLGVRVPGLAVIGDAAVASADAELRLWGTTVDWLPAPRTAADLVAPLTAALAGCADELIRAGGVQAMLDELGPGQAPLVRDVVPRVASLAVVTDVLRRLVREGVAIHDLGAILEALAQVPTGGAKDAASLTEQVRGRTGRAVTAGVAPRNKLEAWTLDPMIEDVVRSAILPRDGGAIVALEPDLGRDIVGAVRRVVGERGVILVAGDVRRHLRTVLEPELPGVAVVAPHELVAGVVVTPRGRIDLA; encoded by the coding sequence ATGGCCGGTTCGAGCTTCCGTCGGGGCTGGGGGGACATCGCGCTCGCCGTGATCGTGGTCGCGGTGGTCGCGATGATGGTCGTGCCGCTGCCGGCGCTGGCGATCGATCTGCTGCTGGCGCTGAGCTTCACGTCGGCGGTGGTGATCCTCTTGACCTCGGTCTACGCGACCGCGCCGGCGCGGCTGACCACGCTGCCGACGATCCTGCTGGTCGCGACGTTGTTCCGCCTGGGCGTGAACGTGTCGACGACCCGGCGGATCCTGGCCGAGGCCGACGGCGGCCAGGTGGTCAAGGCGTTCGGCAACTTCGTCGCCCAGGGCGACCTGGTGGTCGGGCTGGTGGTGTTCGCGGTGATCACGATCGTGCAGTACCTGGTGATCGCGCGCGGCGCTGAGCGCGTGGCCGAGGTCGCGGCGCGGTTCGCGCTCGACGGGCTGCCCGGCAAGCAGCTGGCGATCGACGCCGATCTCAAGGCCGGGGCGATCGACGCCGCCGAGGCCGGGCGTCGCCGGCGCGCGCTCGAGCAGCAGTCGCAGCTCTACGGCGCGCTCGACGGCGCGATGAAGTTCGTCAAGGGCGACGCGATCGCCGCGATCCTGATCGTCGCGATCAACCTGATCGGCGGGCTGGTGATCGGCGTCGGCGAGCGCGGCCTGTCGCTGGCCGAGGCCGCGCGCATCTACGCGGTGCAGTCGGTCGGCGACGGCCTGGTCGTGCAGCTGCCGGCGCTGCTGGTGGCGCTGGCGGCGGCGCTGGCGGTGACGCGCCTGGCGTCGGCGGACGGCGAGCGCGCGGTCGGCGACGACATCGTCGCGCAGCTCGGCGCGCAGCCGCGGGCGCTCGCGACCACCGCGGTGCTGCTGGCGGCGCTGGGCCTGGTGCCGGGCCTGCCCCACGTGCCGTTCCTGGTGCTGGCGGCGGTGGCCGGCGGGCTGGCGCTGCTGGCGCGGGCGGCGGCGGGGCGGGTCGCGCCGAGCGCGACGATCGCGGTGGCGGCGACGACCGACGACCGCGGCCGGCCCGACGGCGTCGTGATCGCGGTGGCGCCGCGGGTGGCGGCCGCGCTCGATCGCGCCGCGCTGGCGACCGTGCTGTCGGACGTGCGGGCCGGGTTGATCGCGCGGCTGGGCGTGCGCGTGCCGGGGCTGGCGGTGATCGGCGACGCGGCGGTGGCGTCCGCCGACGCCGAGCTGCGGTTGTGGGGCACGACCGTCGACTGGCTGCCGGCGCCGCGGACCGCGGCCGACCTGGTCGCGCCGCTGACGGCCGCGCTGGCCGGCTGCGCCGACGAGCTGATCCGCGCCGGCGGCGTGCAGGCGATGCTCGACGAGCTGGGCCCGGGCCAGGCGCCGCTCGTGCGCGACGTCGTGCCGCGGGTGGCGTCCCTGGCGGTGGTCACCGACGTGCTGCGGCGGCTGGTGCGCGAGGGCGTGGCCATCCACGATCTCGGCGCGATCCTCGAGGCGCTGGCCCAGGTCCCGACCGGCGGCGCCAAGGACGCCGCCAGCCTGACCGAGCAGGTCCGCGGGCGCACCGGCCGCGCGGTCACCGCCGGCGTCGCGCCGCGCAACAAGCTCGAGGCCTGGACCCTCGACCCGATGATCGAGGACGTCGTGCGCAGCGCGATCCTGCCGCGCGACGGCGGCGCGATCGTCGCGCTCGAGCCCGACCTCGGCCGCGACATCGTCGGCGCGGTCCGCCGCGTCGTCGGCGAGCGTGGCGTCATCCTGGTCGCCGGCGACGTCCGCCGGCACCTGCGCACCGTGCTCGAGCCCGAGCTGCCCGGCGTCGCCGTGGTCGCGCCGCACGAGCTGGTCGCCGGCGTCGTGGTCACGCCGCGCGGGCGCATCGACCTGGCGTGA
- a CDS encoding Uma2 family endonuclease translates to MATPGAPRPSHTLEEWLALPSDARVELIDGEFVEKAAPTFEHGRAQGHTVGALGGPFDRRVGGPGGPGGWWLATEVDIVLDGRGYRPDIAGWRREHLPAPPSTRPITARPDWLCEIVSESNRTIDTVTKLRRYHQAGVPHYWLLDHLARTLTVHRHTADGYLIVVSAEAGERVRAEPFDAIELQVAVLLGDDPDDQG, encoded by the coding sequence ATGGCGACGCCCGGCGCTCCCCGCCCGAGCCACACCCTCGAGGAATGGCTGGCCCTGCCGAGCGACGCGCGGGTCGAGCTGATCGACGGCGAGTTCGTCGAGAAGGCGGCGCCGACGTTCGAGCACGGGCGGGCGCAAGGCCACACCGTCGGAGCGCTCGGCGGGCCGTTCGACCGACGGGTGGGTGGTCCTGGTGGACCGGGCGGCTGGTGGCTGGCGACCGAGGTCGACATCGTGCTGGACGGCCGCGGCTACCGCCCCGACATCGCCGGCTGGCGCCGCGAACACCTGCCGGCGCCCCCTTCGACGCGGCCGATCACCGCGCGCCCCGACTGGCTGTGCGAGATCGTGAGCGAGTCCAACCGCACCATCGACACGGTCACCAAGCTGCGGCGCTACCACCAGGCCGGCGTGCCGCACTACTGGCTGCTCGACCACCTGGCGCGCACGCTCACGGTCCACCGCCACACCGCCGACGGCTATCTCATCGTGGTGTCGGCCGAGGCCGGCGAGCGGGTGCGGGCCGAGCCGTTCGACGCCATCGAGCTCCAGGTCGCGGTCCTGCTGGGCGATGATCCCGACGATCAGGGCTGA
- a CDS encoding HD domain-containing protein translates to MVDPQDILRAPDGPETGARVRAWAEANPLILFDIASAIATEGGHWPAPAVTAAAQEASSTILSAPADQLRAAIEPMLMGRDVDLALEWVRETGLLAQVFPELEATVHLQQETDRQHKDVWSHTKQVVKQAVRRPLVRWAALLHDIGKVPTRTFTPQGVHFHGHAEVGARMFDKVTQRLLFDRDHRRAVKFLIRHHLRSNQYSQAWTDSAVRRFHREMLPHLHDLLDLSRADITSKRPGRRKQILEQISALSERMERLVEEDAKLPPLPGGVGNAIMETFKLPPSRLIGDLKRSLEEAVTAGTLEARREDAYYIAALARAGMIPGLDPAVAATLIAAGGLTDADAADADAAEAAGDLAGPAPELEPSTHDGDPDRPHDGPVPCGPDCDPDEPHTH, encoded by the coding sequence ATGGTGGATCCCCAGGATATCTTGCGCGCTCCGGATGGCCCCGAGACCGGGGCCCGCGTCCGCGCGTGGGCGGAGGCCAACCCTCTGATCTTGTTCGATATCGCCAGCGCCATCGCCACCGAAGGAGGGCACTGGCCGGCCCCGGCCGTGACCGCAGCGGCCCAGGAGGCCTCCAGCACCATCCTGAGCGCCCCAGCGGACCAGCTCCGCGCCGCGATCGAGCCGATGCTCATGGGCCGCGACGTCGACCTCGCCCTCGAGTGGGTCCGCGAGACCGGCCTCTTGGCCCAGGTGTTCCCCGAGCTCGAGGCGACGGTCCACCTGCAGCAGGAGACCGATCGCCAGCACAAGGACGTCTGGAGCCACACCAAGCAGGTCGTCAAGCAGGCCGTGCGGCGCCCGCTGGTGCGCTGGGCCGCCCTGCTCCACGACATCGGCAAGGTGCCGACCCGCACGTTCACGCCGCAGGGCGTCCACTTCCATGGCCACGCCGAGGTCGGCGCGCGGATGTTCGACAAGGTCACCCAGCGGCTGCTCTTCGATCGCGATCATCGCCGCGCGGTGAAGTTCCTGATCCGCCACCACCTGCGCTCGAACCAGTACAGCCAGGCGTGGACCGACAGCGCGGTGCGCCGGTTCCACCGCGAGATGCTGCCGCACCTGCACGACCTGCTCGACCTGTCGCGGGCCGACATCACGTCGAAGCGGCCGGGCCGCCGCAAGCAGATCCTCGAGCAGATCTCGGCGCTGTCCGAGCGGATGGAGCGCCTGGTCGAGGAGGACGCCAAGCTGCCGCCGCTGCCGGGCGGGGTCGGCAACGCGATCATGGAGACGTTCAAGCTGCCGCCGTCGCGGCTGATCGGCGATCTCAAGCGCAGCCTCGAGGAGGCGGTCACCGCCGGCACGCTCGAGGCTCGGCGCGAGGACGCGTACTACATCGCGGCGCTGGCGCGCGCGGGCATGATCCCGGGCCTCGATCCCGCGGTCGCGGCGACGCTGATCGCCGCGGGCGGACTCACCGACGCCGACGCGGCCGACGCCGACGCGGCCGAGGCCGCCGGTGACCTGGCGGGACCTGCGCCCGAGCTCGAGCCGTCGACCCACGACGGCGATCCCGATCGGCCCCACGACGGGCCGGTGCCCTGCGGCCCCGACTGCGATCCCGACGAACCACACACGCACTGA
- a CDS encoding glutamate racemase gives MSERRPIGVFDSGVGGLTVVRALRARLPGEDIVYLGDTARVPYGSKSPRTVERYSLTCQRFLLAHDVKLVLIACNTASANALPALIEASPVPVIGAVEPGAASALAATRNHRVGVIGTLGTVRSGAYERALTARDPAVHVAALACPLLVPLAEEGWVDDDVAAAVARRYLTELFVRDPDLDTIVLGCTHYPLLRDVLTRTAAEVAGRPIAIVDSASAMAAAAGAALGASTDNRRAQPGALACFATDISRLDELAPRFLGEPITSFDLVDL, from the coding sequence ATGAGCGAGCGTCGCCCGATCGGTGTCTTCGACTCTGGCGTCGGCGGCCTGACCGTCGTGCGGGCCCTGCGCGCGCGGCTGCCCGGCGAGGACATCGTCTACCTGGGCGACACGGCGCGCGTGCCGTACGGCTCCAAGAGCCCGCGCACGGTCGAGCGCTACTCGCTGACGTGCCAGCGGTTCCTGCTCGCGCACGACGTCAAGCTGGTGCTGATCGCGTGCAACACCGCCTCGGCCAACGCGCTGCCCGCGCTGATCGAGGCCAGCCCGGTGCCGGTCATCGGCGCCGTCGAGCCCGGCGCGGCCAGCGCGCTCGCCGCGACGCGCAACCATCGCGTCGGCGTGATCGGCACGCTCGGCACCGTGCGCTCGGGCGCCTACGAGCGCGCGCTGACGGCGCGCGACCCCGCGGTCCACGTCGCGGCGCTGGCGTGTCCGCTGCTGGTGCCGCTGGCCGAGGAGGGCTGGGTCGACGACGACGTCGCGGCCGCGGTGGCGCGGCGCTACCTGACCGAGCTGTTCGTCCGGGATCCGGACCTCGACACGATCGTGCTCGGCTGCACCCACTACCCGCTCTTGCGCGACGTGCTGACCCGCACCGCCGCCGAGGTGGCCGGTCGGCCGATCGCGATCGTCGACTCGGCGTCGGCGATGGCCGCGGCCGCGGGCGCGGCGCTGGGCGCGTCGACCGACAACCGGCGCGCACAGCCGGGCGCGCTGGCGTGCTTCGCGACCGACATCTCGCGGCTCGACGAGCTGGCGCCGCGGTTCCTGGGCGAGCCGATCACGAGCTTCGACCTCGTCGATCTGTGA
- a CDS encoding molybdopterin-dependent oxidoreductase: MATTRAYRTCPLCEATCGLAIELDGDAVVGIRGDADDPFSRGYLCPKAAALAALHDDPDRLRTPLVRGADGELRTASWDAAFAVAIERLTEIKAAHGADAVAVYLGNPAAHSLDLMSYGTALVRALGTRQRYSASSADQLPKMVSAALMFGGGLAIPVPDLDRTDRLLILGANPVVSNGSLMTAPDVKARLKAIRARGGKIIVIDPRRTETAALADEHHAIRPGGDAALLLAMVHVLCADGLVRLGAAAGHVTGLAEVEAIAARFAPARVAARVGLDEATIRRLAHEHAAAASAACYGRIGTTCQEFGTLASWAVDLVNVLTGNLDRPGGAMWTTPAALPGRYRTRGDARFGRYASTVRGLPEMFGELPVATLADELAGGGVRALITIAGNPLVSAPGVGALTEAIAGLEFRLAIDPYVNATTRLADVILPPPSPLARAHYDLALYQLAIRNVARYSPPTVARAAGAPAEWEILLTLAKGVTGMAAAPLAMADDVVARELVSRELADLVEAGTPARVDVAAALAMLDGRGPDRVVDALVRLGPYGDGFGARPGGLTLAALRAAPHGLDLGPLVPRLPEVLRTPDRAIALAPAAIVADVARLEAALAAPAPAMVLIGRRELRSNNSWMHNLRPLMKGRDRCTLLIHPADARARGLDDGATARVRSAAGEVLAPVELSDEVRPGVVSLPHGFGHELAGVRMAVARAHGGVNVNRVSDPEFVDAPSHNAAFNGVPVEVDAAAR; encoded by the coding sequence ATGGCGACGACCCGCGCGTACCGCACCTGCCCGCTGTGTGAGGCCACCTGCGGCCTGGCGATCGAGCTCGACGGCGACGCGGTCGTCGGGATCCGCGGCGACGCCGACGATCCGTTCTCGCGCGGGTACCTGTGCCCCAAGGCCGCGGCGCTGGCGGCGCTGCACGACGATCCCGATCGGCTGCGCACGCCGCTGGTGCGCGGCGCCGACGGCGAGCTGCGGACCGCGTCGTGGGACGCCGCGTTCGCGGTGGCGATCGAGCGGCTCACCGAGATCAAGGCCGCGCACGGCGCCGACGCGGTCGCGGTGTACCTGGGCAACCCGGCCGCGCACAGCCTCGACCTGATGAGCTACGGCACGGCGCTGGTGCGCGCGCTCGGCACCCGCCAGCGCTACAGCGCCAGCTCGGCCGATCAGCTGCCCAAGATGGTCAGCGCGGCGCTGATGTTCGGCGGCGGCCTGGCGATCCCGGTGCCCGATCTCGATCGCACCGATCGGCTGCTGATCCTCGGCGCCAACCCGGTCGTGTCCAACGGCAGCCTGATGACCGCGCCCGACGTGAAGGCCCGGTTGAAGGCGATCCGCGCCCGCGGCGGCAAGATCATCGTCATCGATCCGCGGCGGACCGAGACCGCGGCGCTGGCCGACGAGCACCACGCGATCCGCCCCGGCGGCGACGCCGCGCTGCTCCTGGCGATGGTGCACGTGCTGTGCGCCGACGGCCTGGTCCGGCTGGGCGCGGCGGCGGGCCACGTGACCGGGCTGGCCGAGGTCGAGGCGATCGCCGCGCGGTTCGCGCCGGCCCGGGTGGCGGCGCGGGTCGGCCTCGACGAGGCCACGATCCGGCGCCTGGCGCACGAGCACGCCGCGGCCGCGAGCGCCGCCTGCTACGGCCGGATCGGCACGACCTGCCAGGAGTTCGGCACGCTCGCGAGCTGGGCGGTCGATCTGGTCAACGTGCTCACCGGCAACCTCGATCGCCCCGGCGGCGCGATGTGGACCACGCCGGCGGCGCTGCCCGGGCGCTACCGCACGCGGGGTGACGCGCGCTTCGGCCGCTACGCCAGCACGGTCCGCGGGCTGCCCGAGATGTTCGGCGAGCTGCCGGTCGCGACCCTGGCCGACGAGCTGGCCGGCGGCGGCGTGCGCGCGCTGATCACGATCGCCGGCAACCCGCTGGTGTCGGCGCCCGGCGTCGGCGCGCTGACCGAGGCGATCGCCGGGCTCGAGTTCCGGCTGGCGATCGATCCCTACGTCAACGCGACCACGCGGCTGGCCGACGTGATCCTGCCGCCGCCGTCGCCGCTGGCGCGCGCGCACTACGACCTGGCGCTGTACCAGCTCGCGATCCGCAACGTCGCGCGCTACTCGCCGCCGACGGTGGCCCGGGCCGCCGGCGCGCCGGCCGAGTGGGAGATCTTGCTGACCCTGGCCAAGGGCGTGACCGGCATGGCGGCGGCGCCGCTGGCGATGGCCGACGACGTGGTCGCGCGCGAGCTGGTGTCGCGCGAGCTGGCCGACCTGGTCGAGGCCGGCACCCCGGCCCGGGTCGACGTCGCCGCCGCGCTGGCCATGCTCGACGGCCGCGGCCCCGACCGCGTCGTCGATGCGCTGGTGCGGCTCGGGCCGTACGGCGACGGCTTCGGCGCGCGGCCGGGCGGCCTGACGCTGGCGGCGCTGCGCGCGGCGCCGCACGGGCTCGACCTGGGGCCGCTGGTGCCGCGCTTGCCCGAGGTGCTGCGCACGCCCGACCGCGCGATCGCGCTGGCCCCGGCGGCGATCGTCGCCGACGTCGCGCGCCTCGAGGCCGCGCTGGCGGCGCCGGCGCCGGCGATGGTGCTGATCGGGCGGCGCGAGCTGCGCAGCAACAACTCGTGGATGCACAACCTGCGGCCGCTGATGAAGGGGCGCGACCGCTGCACGCTGCTGATCCACCCCGCCGACGCGCGCGCGCGCGGGCTCGACGACGGCGCGACCGCGCGGGTCCGCAGCGCCGCCGGCGAGGTGCTGGCGCCGGTCGAGCTCTCCGACGAGGTCCGCCCGGGCGTGGTGTCGCTGCCGCACGGCTTCGGCCACGAGCTGGCCGGGGTGCGCATGGCGGTGGCGCGCGCCCACGGCGGCGTCAACGTCAACCGGGTGTCGGACCCCGAGTTCGTCGACGCGCCGTCGCACAACGCCGCGTTCAACGGCGTGCCGGTCGAAGTGGACGCCGCCGCGCGGTAA